A stretch of DNA from Methanogenium sp. S4BF:
AGGTAATTGAACAACTAGCAAAGCGGTGTCCTTGGGCAGATTTTCATATAATTGGAGGTACAGATGATGATATTAATTCCTGTATGCAGCTTATTAAGCCTTCAAATAATCTTATTTTTCAAGGATATAAACCATCTTTCGAAGCTGAAAAATATAGACTTGGTTGTGATATTCTTTTAGCACCCTATCAAAACAAGGTTTCAGTTGCAGGTGGTGGAAATACAGTAAAATGGATGTCTCCGTTGAAAGTGTTTGAGTATATGGCCTCAGGAAAAGCAATTATATGTTCAGATATCCCTGTATTGAAGGAAGTATTGGATCATGGAAGGAATGCTATTCTATGTGATCCTGAAGATATAGATTCATGGGAAAATGCATTATTGTATTTATATGAAAATGAAACTGAGCGAATTAGGATTGGTGATAATGCAAAAAGTGATTTAATTAGTAATTACACTTGGTATTCACGAGTCCAAAAGATTTTAGATAAAATATGATACATTTTTGTGACACAATATCAAATTAAATATAGAATATGTTGGCATATTTATTTGTAAATATTTTATTTGGTCTTTTTATGTAATTTTCCTTAATATATGCGCCATAATTACCTTCTATTGTCTCATAGTTTCCAAAATATACATAGGATTTTTCATATTTAGGGTATGTTATTAATTTATAGTCAAATCTACCTGCACTTATTAATTCTTTTGTACCAGATCTAGGCCTTATAACATTAGTATTTTGTTCATACTTGTCCTTTAACCATAATGCAGCAAACTTTTCATTTGTATTTATATTTCCCTTCATATACGTCGTTGACTCTTGACTTAACATATATTGGTGTATTCCAAAAATTTGATATGGCAGACCCAAAGAGAAAAGATAGAAACCAATTATTAAAAATAATAATAGACATTTTGATATTTTTTCTACTTTGATAGGTATAATATATGGAAGAAATATACGTGTTATACATCTTGTGATACTAATTACACCAATTACTAAAAATGGGGATAAAAAAATTGCTGTCAAAGAAAAAATCCTACTACCGTCATATGCCTGGTTTATTGATGGCATGGTTATAAATGCGATTAATATTAAAACACATGCAACAGCACAAGTAGTATACTCAATTCCAATTTTTGGAATCACATCTTTTAGAGAACCAACTTTGGTTTTAACAAATTTATGTTTTTCTTGTATTTGTAATAATATACTAAAACACACACCTAATCCAATACAAATAATACTGCCAATATAAAAAAAGTAGTTGAAAAATGTTAGATAGCCATATTCTAATTTTGGATTTAACAAAAGTTCTTTTTCAGTTAGAGTTTCAACCGTTTCCGGTTGAACGTTAAATAATAATTCCATAATTGAGGACCCCACTGAATCAATTCCAGAAATTAATGATCCTCCTCCTAATAGAAGAAATGTCCATGCTATAAGCAAGACAATATAAAATAATATTAAATTATAACTGAAATGATTAGGTGGGTTATTAGTAAAATATTTGTTATTTTTAACAATTGTCAAAAATATTAAAATAAACAAGAATATATATGCTGTCGAATAATGAGAGAAGATAATCGACGCAACAAAAAGTAATAATAATATAACCTTAGATTTTTCCTTTATGCGACCATTAATTGCGACATAAAATACCAATGTACAAAAAAAGATTGCAATACTTGTTCGAGGTGATCCTGCTGTCTGTAAAAAGGCTGTTTGTAAAATAAAATAGAGGGAGGCAAAAAAAGCCAAAAAAGGGGCAAAGTACTCTTTTAACGTGTAATATACTGCCAATGAAGTAAAAGAACAAATGAAAACAAATATAAATTTAAATAACATCTCCAGATTTTCAACTTTACAAACAGAACTAATAATTGCTGGAAGTAAAGTAATGGACAAAGCAGTACCCAAATTGAGTCCTAAATATATCCAATTGAGATTATCAAAAGTAGTTAAGAAAAATTGCCCATACTCAATGTGAACATCAGCACCCCAAATATATTGAAAGCGAAGCATGAGAATTGATAAGAGAGAAAACGATATTGATAGAACAGATAATGGAAATATATTCTCATTTATATTCTCTCTATAAAAAGTTAGAAACAATAGATAAACAGGTATTGCCAATAATGTTGCAATAAGAAATAAATTGGTTTCATAGACATTTGATATATGCATTGATACAATAATTGCAGCAGGTAGAGTCAAAATGAAAGTAAGGGCCAATTTTTCGATTTTGGAAAATTGAACTGATATAATAGCATTTACAGTATAATGGGAATTGTTACGGCCCAAAATTATTAAAATAACATAGGCAATATTAAAAGTTATTAGGAGAGATATTGTTGATAAAGGTTC
This window harbors:
- a CDS encoding DUF2206 domain-containing protein, whose protein sequence is MSLFIGYKEPLSTISLLITFNIAYVILIILGRNNSHYTVNAIISVQFSKIEKLALTFILTLPAAIIVSMHISNVYETNLFLIATLLAIPVYLLFLTFYRENINENIFPLSVLSISFSLLSILMLRFQYIWGADVHIEYGQFFLTTFDNLNWIYLGLNLGTALSITLLPAIISSVCKVENLEMLFKFIFVFICSFTSLAVYYTLKEYFAPFLAFFASLYFILQTAFLQTAGSPRTSIAIFFCTLVFYVAINGRIKEKSKVILLLLFVASIIFSHYSTAYIFLFILIFLTIVKNNKYFTNNPPNHFSYNLILFYIVLLIAWTFLLLGGGSLISGIDSVGSSIMELLFNVQPETVETLTEKELLLNPKLEYGYLTFFNYFFYIGSIICIGLGVCFSILLQIQEKHKFVKTKVGSLKDVIPKIGIEYTTCAVACVLILIAFITMPSINQAYDGSRIFSLTAIFLSPFLVIGVISITRCITRIFLPYIIPIKVEKISKCLLLFLIIGFYLFSLGLPYQIFGIHQYMLSQESTTYMKGNINTNEKFAALWLKDKYEQNTNVIRPRSGTKELISAGRFDYKLITYPKYEKSYVYFGNYETIEGNYGAYIKENYIKRPNKIFTNKYANIFYI